The Chloroflexus aggregans DSM 9485 genome segment GATATTGATCAGGAACCACAACCCGGTGATATGTTTATTAAGGTCACCAATATGCGGAAACGTGATGGTAAACCGGTGCCGTATCTGGCTGCCGGAGTGCAGGCAGTGATCTTTCCCTGGCACCGGATTACCTTTATCGAGTTGATGCCCAGCGAAGAGGAACGCAGCCAAGTTATCGAGTTCTTCCGTCAGTGACATCGCTTTTCCAACAGCTTGTTCCACCGGCGCGTGAATTGTTCTATCGCCGTGATGATCCCAACGACCGGCGGTTGGGTGAGATTGTTACGCTCGGGATTGCCGGTTATGATGCGGCTAAGGTAGTACTCCTCGGTTGTCCGCAAGACATTGGGGTGCAACGTAATCGGGGGCGCACCGGTGCTGCGCAGGGGCCAACTGCCATCCGGCGTTGTTTCTACCGGCTCGGTGTGGCCGGATTGGCCGATCTGCCGATCTGCGATCTTGGTGATGTGCCGGTGGATTCCAGTCTCGAGACGATTCATGCGTTGCAACACGCTCTGGCTACGCAGGTTATCGCAGACGGTAAGTTGCTGATTAGTCTTGGAGGTGGGAACGACATTAGTTTTCCCGATTTTGCAGCGTTGGCTACGGCGGCTCCACCGCCACTGCTAGCGATTAATGTCGATGCTCATTATGATGTTCGGGCCGATTGGCCGGCCAATAGCGGTACGCCTTACCGTCAATTGATCGAAGCTGGCCTGGTCGATCCACAACGCTATTGGGTTATTGGGGCTCAGCCATTTGCTAACGCACCGGTATATACGACGTATCTGCTTGAACGAGGAGCGACGATTGTCAGATTGTCTGATGCGCGTCGTTTGGGCGTTGCCGAGACGGTACAAGTAATGCTGGCAGCGAGCGATGCAGCGAGTATCGGGTGGGGTTTCGATCTCGATGTTGTGCAAGCCGCGGAAGCTCCCGGTGTGAGCGCACCCAACCCGCTTGGAATGCGTGGTGAAGAGTTGGTGGCACTGGCAACCTTGGCCGGCGCCGAACCACGCACTCGTCTGATTGAAGTGAGTGAACTGAATCCGACCTACGATAACGATGATCGCACGGCCCGCCTTGCTGCGGTAACATTGTGGTATGCGTTATTTGCCTTTGCACAGCGGCATGGCGTCTAACGCTATCAAAACACCGGTGAGGATTGGCCGAGCGGTGTCGTATACAAGCAATGCAAACAACTGCTCATTTTTATCGCCGCGCCGTACAATTTATTGTCTTGATGGGTGTGGTCAGCCTGTTGGCCGATATGGTGTATGAAGGCGGACGCAGCCTGAGTGGTCAATACCTGGCCTTGTTAGGTGCGAGTGGGATGGTCGTTGGCCTGACAGCCGGTGCCGGTGAATTGATCGGCTATGGTTTGCGGTTGGTCTTTGGGTATCTGAGTGATCGCACGCGACGATATTGGTTGCTGACCATTCTCGGTTATACGCTGACGATCATTGCGGTGCCAATGCTTGCCCTGGCTCAAACGTGGCCACTTGCTGTTGGTTTGTTGATGGTCGAGCGATTCAGTAAGGCGTTACGTAGTCCTGCTAAAGATACCCTCCTTTCGTATGCCGCTGAACGAGTTGGTACAGGGAAGGGTTTCGGCTTACACGAAGCGCTCGATCAGATCGGCGCAGTGGCAGCACCGTTGGGATTAGCTGCGGTGTTGGCAGTGAGTGGCAGTTTTCAGATGGCGTTTACGCTCTTGATTGTACCCGGTGTGGCCTGTCTGATCGTCTTAATCGTGGCGCGGATCTTGTTTCCCCAACCGTCTGATCTGGTGAGTAAAACTCCTGAGCTATTGACCACCGGTTTGCAGGCACGTTTTTGGTGGTACCTGCTCAGTGTCGGGCTTTTCGCCGCAGCGAGTGTTGATTTTGCCCTTGCAGCCTATCATTTTCAAAGAACTCAGCTTATTAGTGCAGCAGCGATACCGGTTCTGTATGCGCTAGCAATGGTAGTTGATGCGGTTGCTGCACTGGGTTTTGGGTTTCTTTACGACCGGATTGGCATGCCGGTTTTGAGTGGTATAACCTTATTTGCTGCACTGAGCACACCGTTGCTGTTTAGCGATGTATTGGTGGCGGCAGTGTTGGGTGTGGTGATTTGGGGAATAACACTCGGCGCACAGGAATCGATTCTACGGGCTGCCGTGACTCGATTTACCCCTGCTGACCGGCGTGGTGCGGCTTATGGGCTGTTTAACGCTTGTTTTGGTTTGAGCTGGTTCATCGGCAGTGCGCTGTTTGGTGTATTATACGATGTAGCATTGCCGGTCCTTATCGGTGTATCGGTTAGCTTGTATCTGATGGCAGCCTTGATCTTGTGGTTCGTGGTAACGCGCCAACCGTGATGTTGGTGCGCAGTACCTCTCGGCCATGATGCCGTATGATAACACTCGTGTTTGAACTGATTTTGGTTTTACTTGTTGCTAGTCTCCTCGCGTTCTGGAATGGATGGGGACTGGCACGTTTGTTGCTCCCGGCGGCCGTTGCGCCCTGGCGAGCGTTATTGTCACCACTCCTTGGCTATGCGCTGACGATCCTCGTTGGTTACTGGGTGGTACGGTTTATCGGTGGTTTAGGATGGGCGTTGGGATTGATCGCTCTCCTGAGCGGATGGTTCAATTGGCTCGCATGGCGATGGTATGGTCCACCTCAGATCATCATGGCACTACACCATCATTGGCCGGGATTGGTAGTAGCCGGTATTGCGGTTGCGTTTGGAGTTGCACCACTATTGAGTTATGGCTATGCTGCGCCCATCGGTGGCGGCTGGGATATTGAGAATTACTGGCCTACTGCGCGCTATCTGGTCCGTGGTCCGGTGAGTGCCATCGCAACGGCACCACCAAACCCCTTGCGCGATATCAATGCTGATCCGCCGCGAATTGGCTTGACCCTTGGTTTTAGTATTTGGCAAGGTAGTGTTGATCTCCTGAGTGGGAGTGAACCCCTCGTTAGTTTCGCACCATTGCTTGCGTGGCTACGTGCGCTTGGCGTCGTCGGGATATATGTGCTCTTACAGGCGGTGTTTACCCTGCGGCGTGGGCCGGCAGCGTTTGCGGCTCTTCTGGCGGCACTTAACGGTCTGTTGCTCTGGACGAGCTACTTCAATTTCGGGATGCAATTAGCAGCATGGCCGCTGCTGCCGTTGGTGCTAACGCTTGGTTTAGCAACTGTGCGTGCCGATGCCGAACGTTGGGCAACCCAATCGTTGGTCGGTCGAGTTGCCCACTATTGCGCTGCTGCCATGAGTTTGGCGGCTATACCGGTTGCCTACTATCCAGCCCTTGGCCCGCTGGGATTGATGGCAGTGGGGATTGGAATCGTTGTGCTTGGGCAGACACGCGACCGTTGGCGGCTGATTAAACGGTCGCTGGTACTTCTTCTATTGACGCTGGCACTGGCTGCACCGACGATACCCGATTATTTTGCCGGCTTCAACTACCGTTACAGCCTGCCACTTACGACGCTTGGTCTCTTTCGTTTTATTCCACTGAGCGACATTGTTGGTTTTACCATCTTCCGCCTACGTGAGGTGTCCGAACCACTAACAGTACCCGCCTGGGTAGCAGCAGCGATGCTCATTGTTCTCGTCGGATATGGCTTGATCACCAGCCCCCAACGTTGGTACTGGGTTGGGATGTTGGCCGGCGCAAGTAGCTTTTTACTCTACCTGCGTTTTGGGGCTGTATACCACTACGGCTATCTCAAAGCTGCGGCGTATGTGGGATGGATGGCCGGAGCACTAGCAGCAAGTGGTTTGCAAGCTATGCTCGATCATCTGCGTAGTCGTTCGGGGTGGCAACGAGTGTTGGTTACCGGTAGTGTGACCGTCTTGATCGGTAGTCCGGTGGCATTGACGGCTATTCGTGTAGTCGCCGATCATTGGGGTAAACCTGCCTTATTTGCCGATCAATTACCGGTATTACGCGAGCTGCGTCAGCTTGTTCCTGTCGGTAGCACGGTGCGTCTTACCGGTGATCCGCGGGTCGAGGGGGTGACGAGCGCGCTCGCAGCGTACCTTCTCGATCACACACGGGTGTGGGGCAATGTTCGTACCGGTTATGCTTCATCGTCCGCCGGTGAATCCGACGCTATTGCCGAATACGCGCTCTTACAACGGGATGAAGATCCGACCTTGTGGGGCTACACCGATCCGCCGATCTGGAGCGGTGGATCATATCGCCTGTATCGGCGTCCGTCTGAGACAGTGGCACATCTTATCTGGCAGCACATAGTAGACAAGGAGGCCGTGACCCTGCCGATCATCGGCGAGCGTCTGGCTTCTGAGGAGACAGTTTTCGTTGCGGAGCGTGAGCCACGCTGGATCGCGTTACAAACCGCTAGTTTCACGCCGGCTGAGCTTATCATCAATGGTGAGCGATATGGGGTACCTGCCGGTCGTTCGCGTGTGGTTATTGGTCCGCTGCGAAAGGATCAAAAGCTCACCCTCCAAGCCGTCGATCGGCCGGTTCAGATTCAGACGGTGAGCTTGCTCACGACGCGATCAAAGAGTCAAGTGTCCAGGTTCGCGCATAGTGTCACGATCAAGGCTGCCAGTGTTGCAGATGGGTCGACGGTGGCAACAAGTATTGACATGCTCAACGCGGACAGTGGTCCGGTGGTGGTTGCACTTGAATTGTGGGAGCGCCGGCAAGGAATACTGTTCGGCCGCTATGGATTGCGTGTTATGCCATCAGCAGAGGTACAACAGGCCACGGTAACTCTCGATCTTGCGACCGGTGCAGCGCGTGCGCAAGATGCTGCCGGTGCTCCGATAGTACTGGGCGTGGACCAAGGTGCATCTTTACCCGGCACCTATATCGCTCGGCTGTGGGTTGGTACTGACCAACGCGCATTACTGACACCGGTTGATCTATTTACCTTCACGATCGATCGGCAAGGGGCAGTAACAGTTGATTGGACGGCGCAAACTTCCTTGTTGACGGCGCAAATTGAGCGACCATTACAACCGCTGAGCGTTCAGTTTGGTGATGATATGCTGCTCCGCGGTTACGATCTAAGCACGACACAGGCTACACCCGGTGAGACGATAGCGTTAACACTCTGGTGGCAGGCATTGCGGGGTAATCTCGATGAACGGAGCATCATGGTTCACGTGCGCAACGGCCAAGACGAGCGTATCATCGACGCCGATGGTCCACCGGCGGGTGGTGGCCGGCCAACGAGTGTGTGGCAAGGCGGTGAGTTGATTATCGATGAGCGACACATAACGATTCCTACCGATGTGCTACCGGGTCACTATTGGTTGGTTATCGGAAGTTACCGATGGCCCTCGCTCGCTCCAATCCCACGGGTAGGTGCCGATGAGGCGGTGTGGCGTATTCCGATTGAGATTGTGGCACGGCGTTGATGGTAGTTGAGGTATGACGATAAACCTTAGCAGCTCGTAAGCATGGTAATAGATTGAGGTTGTGGGTCGGGAATGACAACGGATTGGCCGTGAACATGCCGCGACTGTGAGTCAACAACACCGGCTTTTACCAACTTTTACCGTCTCACCGTGTTGACCGCTCTTGCTCCCTCGAACATCTTCCGCCGCTGACATAACATCTCGGCTCTTGCCGGTTTGCGTCGCTGCTTCACCGAACCAGATAACTCCATCACATTGCCCAACAACTATACTTGACCGGGCCAAGCCGAAACAAAGCAAGCCTGTGCAATTTGTAACAACTTTTGGTACAATGTAGAAGAGTTACATGGCACAATAATTTTCCGCGGCTTCCGGTATGCCGGGTCTATAAACGGCACACCAATGTATCAATGGTGATGCAGTCGTAGTGAAATGAAAGAGCACGGCTATGACAAAAAACTCCCTCACTGTTATCGACAACCGTACCGGTAAGACCTACGAAATTCCGATTGAGCATGGCGCCATCCGGGCAACCGATTTACGCCAGATCAAAGTCTCTGACGACGATTTTGGCTTGATGTCGTATGATCCGGCTTATCTCAATACTGCTTCGTGCAAGAGTAGCATCACCTTCATTGACGGTGACAAAGGCATTCTCGAGTATCGCGGTTATCCGATCGAACAGCTTGCGGAGCAAAGCTCGTATCTCGAAGTAGCCTATCTCTTGCTCTATGGTGAGCTACCATCAAAAGAGCGATTGGAGTGGTGGGAATATCGCATTAGTCGCCATCTGTTCTTACACAATAGCCTCGTCGAGTTGATTCAGGCCTTCCGCTACGATGCGCATCCGATGGGTATCTTGATCAGCTCGGTAGCGGCGATGTCGACGTTGTACCCCGAAGCGAAAAACATTCACGATCCTGCCGTGCGCGAGAAGCAGATTTGGCGTATTATCGGTCAGATTCCAACCATCGCTGCGTTTGCCTATCGACACCGCATCGGACGACCGTTTAACTTGCCCGATAGTTCGCTGAGCTACACGGCCAATTTGCTCTACATGATGGACTACATGAACCAACGCGAATATGAAGTTAATCCGGTGTTGGCCAAGGCGTTAGATGTGCTCTTCATCTTGCATGCCGATCACGAGCAGAACTGCTCAACATCGGTGATGCGTAGTGTCGGTTCGAGCCACGCCGATCCCTACAACGCGCTGGCAGCAGCAGCGGCGGCATTGTATGGGCCGTTGCATGGTGGAGCCAATGAAGCCGTGTTGCGGATGTTGCAGCAGATTGGCCATCCCAAGAATGTGCCGGCATTTATCGAGCGGGTGAAGAAGGGTGAGACCCGCCTGATGGGTTTTGGTCATCGCGTCTACAAGAACTACGATCCGCGAGCTAAGATTATTCGGCGCATTGCCCACGAAGTCTTTGCGGCCACGGCGGCCAATCCGTTGCTTGATGTGGCAATGGAACTCGAGCGGGTGGCATTGGAAGATGAATACTTCATCTCGCGCAAGCTCTATCCGAATGTTGACTTCTACAGTGGTTTGATCTATCAAGCATTGCGCTTCCCCATCGAGTACTTCCCCTTCCTGTTTGCCATTCCGCGTGCATCGGGTTGGTTGGCGCAGTGGCTTGAGATGCTCGACGATCCTGAGCAGAAGATTACGCGACCGCGGCAGGTGTATGTTGGCCCGCAGCGGCGTGATTATGTGCCGATCGATCAGCGCTGAGGGATAGAACGGATCATCCAAACGCAGGGGCAGGTTCATAGCCTGCCCCTGTCTGATTGTTGTGTGATGGTATGGGTCGCACCGCGCCGCACTGCCGTGCGGGGGGCCGCACTGCCGTGCGGGGGGGGCCGCACTGCCGTGCGGGGGGGGCCGCACTGCCGTGCGGGGGACGGGCCGGGCCGCACAACCGGGCCGCACAACCGGGCCGCACGACCGGGCCGCACAACCGGGCCGCACAACCGGGCCGCACGACCGGGCCGCACAACCGGGCCGCACAACCGGGCCGCACAACCGGGCCGCACAACCGGGCCGCACGACCGGGCCGCACAACCGGGCCGCACAACCGGGCCGCACAACCGGGCCGCACAACCGGGCCGCACAACCGGGCCGCACAACCGGGCCGCACAACCGGGCCGCACAACCGGGCCGCACAACCGGGCCGCACAACCGGGCCGCACGACCGGGCCGCACGACCGGGCCGCACGACCGGGCCGCACGACCGGGCCGCACGACCGGGCCGCACGACCGGGCCGTACAACCGGGCCGCACAACCGGGCCGCACGACCGGGCCGCACGACCGGGCCGCACAACCGGGCCGCACAACCGGGCCGCACGACCGGGCCGCACAACCGGGCCGCACAACCGGGCCGCACAACCGGGCCGCACGACCGGGCCGCACGACCGGGCCGCACGACCGGGCCGCACGACCGGGCCGCACGACCGGGCCGCACGACCGGGCCGCACGACCGGGCCGCACGACCGGGCCGCACGACCGGGCCGCACGACCGGGCCGCACGACCGGGCCGCACGACCGGGCCGCACGACCGGGCGGCCCTACAGGGGGTGGGGGATGGATGTGAATGCGTTACGTCCGGCGTATTGTGCGGCGCTGCCCAATTCTTCTTCGATGCGCAATAATTGATTATATTTGGCAATGCGGTCGGTTCGTGCCGGTGCCCCGGTTTTGATCTGGCCGGCGTTGGTTGCAACGACCAGATCGGCGATGGTCACATCTTCGCTCTCGCCCGATCGATGCGATACCACCGCCGTCCAGCCACTGCGCTGGGCCAACTGGATTGCACTGAGGGTTTCGGTGAGGGAACCGATCTGATTCAGCTTGATCAGAATTGAATTGGCGGCGCGTGCATCGATAGCTCGTCGCAGTCGCTGGACGTTCGTTACCAGAAAGTCATCACCGACTAACTGAATCTTGTGACCGAGTTTGGATCGCAATAACTGCCATCCCTCCCAGTCATCTTCGGCTAACCCGTCTTCGATGGAGATAATCGGGTAGCGATTAACCAAATCAACCCAGTAATCGACCATCTCGGCGCTGGTGAGGACGCGCCCCTCGCGCTTGAGGTGGTATTTACCATCCTCGTAAATCTCGGTTGTGGCGGGGTCGAGAGCGATATAGATCTGCTCACCAGGGCGGTAGCCCGCTTTCTCAATGGCCTCCATAATCAGTTGCAGGGGAGCATCGTTGGTGGGTAAACTCGGTGCGAAGCCACCCTCATCACCGACGGTGGTGCTAAAGCCGCGATCGTGGATGACCTTCTTGAGAGCATGATAGATTTCAGCACCCCAGCGTAGCCCTTCGCGGAAGCTATCGGCACCGACCGGCATAATCATGAACTCCTGAAAGTCGGTGCTGTTGGTCGCATGCTGGCCGCCGTTCATGATGTTCATCATCGGTACCGGCAGCACGTGGGCATAGACACCACCAAGGTAGCGGTAGAGTGGTAGGCCAAAAGCGGCAGCAGCAGCTTTGGCTGCTGCGAGTGAGACCCCCAAAATCGCGTTAGCGCCTAGCTTGCTCTTGTTGGGCGTGCCGTCAAGCGCAATTAGCTCGTTGTCGAGTGCAATTTGGTCGGCAGCGTCGAAGCCAATTAGCGCTTCGGCAATGTCTTCATTCACGGCCTGCACTGCCTTGAGAACACCCTTCCCGTTGTAGCGCGATTTGTCGCCATCGCGTAACTCAAGCGCTTCATGCGCACCGGTTGAGGCGCCACTTGGTACAATTGCCCGCCCTACATCACCGCTTTCCAGTCGAACATCGACTTCGATCGTTGGGTTGCCGCGTGAGTCGAGTACTTCACGAGCAATGATCGCTTCGATTAGAGTTGACATAGTTCCTCCGGGTGACAACGCCCGAAACCATTGGCACTACAGCTACATGCTGCGTGCGTCGCTCAGTATATCACGAATTATGCGGTAGGTTTGGGCGGTTAGGTGTGGAAGGTTTTCTGTCACGTTTTTCCTGCCCCTACATTGTGCTTGTTGTCGTGATCCAAACTTCTCTGATAAGCCAAATATCCGCCTGTAGACGCTGGTCATGACCACTAATTTCGTGTACGCTATGTTTAGCGGCGAAATACGCCGAAGATTATCGATACCGAGGTGTCTGTGACGAGCACGACTTCCCGTATCGAGCAGCGGGTTTTGTTGGCCGGTTTGACCAAAACCGATCTCACCATGCTGCTGGTGGTCTTGATCTGGGGTGCGAATTTTAGCATTGTCAAAGCGGCCTTAACTGAGATTCCGCCATTGGCGTTTGCGACGTTACGCTTTGCCGGCGCAAGCGTGTTGCTGTTGGCCTTTACGTTTTGGCGTGAGGGTCGGCGTGCGCTACCTCCCGATCGGGCAACGTTCTGGAAGTTGACCTGGATTGGGTTTATCGGCAATACGGTGTATCAGGCGCTGTTTACCTATAGTTTGACGCTAACCACCGCGGCAAATGGTTCTCTGATTATCGCGACTACGCCGGCTTGGGTAGCACTTACCGCTGCTGTGCTCGGTATTGAGCGAGTACGACGCACAATGGCTATGGGAATTGCGCTGGCTATTGGTGGCGTTATGCTGGTCGTTGCCGAACGTGGGCTAAGCCTCGGTGGTAGTGGTTTGCTCGGTGATCTGTTGATGCTCGGTGCTGCACTCTGTTGGATGATGTACACACTTGGCGTTCGCACCCTTGGTCAGGGTTTATCGCCATTAGCTATCACTGCTTGGACGATGGTGACCGGTGTGCCGGGGATGGCTTTGATCAGCATACCTGATTGGGAGCGAGTGGCTTGGGATAGTGTGAGCTTCAATGCGTGGTTTGGTCTTTTGTATGCGACACTGTTAGCCCTCGTGTTGGCTTACGTCCTTTGGAATAATAGTGTGCGCGTGGCCGGGAGTGCGCGTACTGCTATATATAGCTGCGCAATTCCATTAGTCGCAACGCTGTTGGCGTGGCCGCTGATCGGTGAACAGCCGACATGGGTGCAGGGTATCGGTGGGTTGTTGATTATTAGTGGGGTGTTGCTGACCCGTCGTTCGTAATCGCCGGTGTTTCTCGTGGTACTATACTAACAGTATTGTGCCGGGCCGCATAGTTGAACTGTACACGCTGCGGCTTCTTCTTGATTCAAGTACACCGCTTCGCTTATGACCTCATTACCGGCAGTTTCGTGGCAATGCTCAAGTGTCAGCGCGTTGGGTACAGTGCTCGCCGAGCTACCTGTACTCACGAGATTGGCAGCCGCTCTACGCCCCGGTTATCAGACGATAGCCCCGGTGCCAACTGCGGCTCGCCCGGCCTTGATCGCTGCTTTAGCCCGTCGTTGGCCGTTGCCGGTTGTGTACGTGACTCTGAGTGCCGAGAGTGCGCGCCGCGCCGTCGATGACCTATGCCAATGGTTATCTCCCGACCGTGTTTGGCTGTTTCCCGCCGCCGATGCACTCCCTTATGAGCACATGTCCGCCGGGAGCGATGTGATCGCGCGTCGGTTGGCAGTGCTGCGTGGCTTGCAAACCGGTCAGTGGTCGGGCGTTATTGTGACGCCGGTTAAGGCGCTGATGCAGCCAACAATGCCTCCGTCCGAGTTAGCCACAGCGACGATCCGATTGCGGCGTGGTATGCAGATGCCGATTGACCAACTTCTGCATAGATTACTGGCAAGCGGCTATCAGCGTGCTGCGATGGTCGAAACCCCCGGTGAGGTAAGCCGCCGTGGTGCCATTCTCGATGTTTGGTCGTCGGGTGATGAGTTGCCATTGCGGATCGAGTGGTTCGATGATGAAATTGATAGTCTGCGCCGGTTTGAGCCGGCCACGCAACGCAGTGAGCAGCGGTTGGAACAGGCTGAGATTGGCCCACCACACGAGATTCCGCTCTGGCAGCGTGAAGAGGCTTTACGTCGAATTGATGCGCTCGATCTGCGTGGATTACGTCGTGAGGTGGCTGAAGAGTGGGCAGTCGCGCGTGAACAACTGGCAGCCGGCCAGC includes the following:
- a CDS encoding MFS transporter, which codes for MQTTAHFYRRAVQFIVLMGVVSLLADMVYEGGRSLSGQYLALLGASGMVVGLTAGAGELIGYGLRLVFGYLSDRTRRYWLLTILGYTLTIIAVPMLALAQTWPLAVGLLMVERFSKALRSPAKDTLLSYAAERVGTGKGFGLHEALDQIGAVAAPLGLAAVLAVSGSFQMAFTLLIVPGVACLIVLIVARILFPQPSDLVSKTPELLTTGLQARFWWYLLSVGLFAAASVDFALAAYHFQRTQLISAAAIPVLYALAMVVDAVAALGFGFLYDRIGMPVLSGITLFAALSTPLLFSDVLVAAVLGVVIWGITLGAQESILRAAVTRFTPADRRGAAYGLFNACFGLSWFIGSALFGVLYDVALPVLIGVSVSLYLMAALILWFVVTRQP
- the eno gene encoding phosphopyruvate hydratase, which produces MSTLIEAIIAREVLDSRGNPTIEVDVRLESGDVGRAIVPSGASTGAHEALELRDGDKSRYNGKGVLKAVQAVNEDIAEALIGFDAADQIALDNELIALDGTPNKSKLGANAILGVSLAAAKAAAAAFGLPLYRYLGGVYAHVLPVPMMNIMNGGQHATNSTDFQEFMIMPVGADSFREGLRWGAEIYHALKKVIHDRGFSTTVGDEGGFAPSLPTNDAPLQLIMEAIEKAGYRPGEQIYIALDPATTEIYEDGKYHLKREGRVLTSAEMVDYWVDLVNRYPIISIEDGLAEDDWEGWQLLRSKLGHKIQLVGDDFLVTNVQRLRRAIDARAANSILIKLNQIGSLTETLSAIQLAQRSGWTAVVSHRSGESEDVTIADLVVATNAGQIKTGAPARTDRIAKYNQLLRIEEELGSAAQYAGRNAFTSIPHPL
- a CDS encoding DMT family transporter — encoded protein: MTSTTSRIEQRVLLAGLTKTDLTMLLVVLIWGANFSIVKAALTEIPPLAFATLRFAGASVLLLAFTFWREGRRALPPDRATFWKLTWIGFIGNTVYQALFTYSLTLTTAANGSLIIATTPAWVALTAAVLGIERVRRTMAMGIALAIGGVMLVVAERGLSLGGSGLLGDLLMLGAALCWMMYTLGVRTLGQGLSPLAITAWTMVTGVPGMALISIPDWERVAWDSVSFNAWFGLLYATLLALVLAYVLWNNSVRVAGSARTAIYSCAIPLVATLLAWPLIGEQPTWVQGIGGLLIISGVLLTRRS
- a CDS encoding citrate synthase, whose protein sequence is MTKNSLTVIDNRTGKTYEIPIEHGAIRATDLRQIKVSDDDFGLMSYDPAYLNTASCKSSITFIDGDKGILEYRGYPIEQLAEQSSYLEVAYLLLYGELPSKERLEWWEYRISRHLFLHNSLVELIQAFRYDAHPMGILISSVAAMSTLYPEAKNIHDPAVREKQIWRIIGQIPTIAAFAYRHRIGRPFNLPDSSLSYTANLLYMMDYMNQREYEVNPVLAKALDVLFILHADHEQNCSTSVMRSVGSSHADPYNALAAAAAALYGPLHGGANEAVLRMLQQIGHPKNVPAFIERVKKGETRLMGFGHRVYKNYDPRAKIIRRIAHEVFAATAANPLLDVAMELERVALEDEYFISRKLYPNVDFYSGLIYQALRFPIEYFPFLFAIPRASGWLAQWLEMLDDPEQKITRPRQVYVGPQRRDYVPIDQR
- a CDS encoding formimidoylglutamase translates to MTSLFQQLVPPARELFYRRDDPNDRRLGEIVTLGIAGYDAAKVVLLGCPQDIGVQRNRGRTGAAQGPTAIRRCFYRLGVAGLADLPICDLGDVPVDSSLETIHALQHALATQVIADGKLLISLGGGNDISFPDFAALATAAPPPLLAINVDAHYDVRADWPANSGTPYRQLIEAGLVDPQRYWVIGAQPFANAPVYTTYLLERGATIVRLSDARRLGVAETVQVMLAASDAASIGWGFDLDVVQAAEAPGVSAPNPLGMRGEELVALATLAGAEPRTRLIEVSELNPTYDNDDRTARLAAVTLWYALFAFAQRHGV